A genome region from Taeniopygia guttata chromosome 5, bTaeGut7.mat, whole genome shotgun sequence includes the following:
- the VWCE gene encoding von Willebrand factor C and EGF domain-containing protein isoform X5: protein MLVELLFQAACVSLFLSSGQGRVYPTRKKPASFAVERRRVGPHVCFLGSGSGCCPGWMLSPGSGKCTLPLCSFGCGGGSCIAPNLCMCPDGEQGITCPEPPGTCGEYGCDLSCNHGGCQEVARVCPVGFSMAETANGVRCTDIDECQSAACEGTCVNTEGGFACECGAGRELSADRRSCRDTDECQATPCQHRCENSVGSYRCSCRPGYHLHGNRHSCVDVDECRRPGTRRSCQHSCHNIPGSFRCSCRPGYRLSADRVSCEGYPKSILAPSPILQSLQHPPTLVLLPPGSHLLPRGSPSPLLPVAAPGTQFPPSSPSLSPEPSPRAMGAPGTSIPPSHRCWHRGISREPGSRWTEPGCQSCTCQGGRVLCDTVSCSVPCSHPLPAPAGGCCPTCTGCLHEGVARAEGDVFSPSDGNCTICICLAGNVSCLFPECPPGSCLSPSPADCCSCNPEKCNFRGRTYAHGARFSLDGDDCTTCVCQGGEVECSFTPCPMLDCPQHQRHLGPGQCCSTCRDPPAPAGCFLDDNGVEFPVGQIWSPGDPCELCICQADGSVSCQRTDCVETCPYPIRIPGQCCPDCSAGCTYMGRIFSNNETFPSALDPCLSCICLLGSVACSPLECAIVCSYPFHPEGRCCPICEDCNYQGRKVENGQSFIPEGQPCTRCTCQLGEVSCEERPCPHSCSEPHTLPVGCCPSCPATDIRLLLQGSDLSPSSSPSSSPSSSQSPSSPPFSSQSPAPEDSPPGTPQHRRYRLAQLLLPTTLPLSPSPGIWGAGKPPLTTPSPSGYPLAPAVSPDPLCEATAPPDPTGSPEVQGSPGNEDPSAVPSDSPGFQVPGVPGTP from the exons ATGTTGGTGGAGCTGCTCTTCCAGGCTGCCTGTGTGTCCCTGTTCCTCTCCAGCGGCCAGGGCAGGGTGTATCCCACGAGGAAGAAGCCGGCCAGCTTTGCCGTGGAGAG GCGTCGCGTGGGGCCCCACGTCTGCTTCCTAGGCTCCGGCAGCGGATGTTGTCCCGGCTGGATGCTGTCCCCCGGCAGCGGGAAGTGCACCCTGC cGCTCTGCTCCTTCGGCTGCGGTGGTGGTTCCTGCATCGCTCCCAACCTTTGCATGTGCCcggatggagagcagggaatCACCTGCCCAG AACCGCCGGGAACTTGCGGAGAGTACGGCTGCGACCTGTCCTGTAACCACGGCGGCTGCCAGGAGGTCGCCCGCGTGTGTCCCGTTGGCTTCTCCATGGCCGAGACGGCCAACGGCGTCCGCTGCACCG ACATCGATGAGTGCCAGAGCGCAGCCTGCGAGGGGACGTGCGTGAACACGGAGGGCGGCTTCGCCTGCGAGTGCGGAGCTGGCCGGGAGCTCTCTGCTGACCGCCGCAGCTGCCGGG ACACGGATGAATGCCAGGCCACGCCGTGCCAGCACCGCTGCGAGAACAGCGTGGGCAGCTACCGCTGCTCCTGCCGGCCCGGATACCACCTCCACGGGAATCGGCATTCCTGCGTGG ATGTGGACGAGTGCCGGCGGCCTGGCACGCGCCgctcctgccagcacagctgccacAACATTCCCGGCAGCTTCCGCTGCTCCTGCCGCCCCGGATACCGGCTCAGCGCGGACAGGGTGTCCTGCGAAG GGTACCCCAAATCTATCCTGGCCCCGTCGCCCATCCTGCAATCCCTGCAGCATCCACCCACCCTTGTCTTGCTTCCTCCTGGTTCCCACCTGCTCCCAAGGGgctccccctctcccctcctccctgtgGCAGCTCCTGGTACCCaattccctccctcctccccatccctgtcccctgagcCGTCCCCACGTGCCATGGGAGCCCCCGGAACCTCCATCCCACCATCCCATCGTTGCTGGCACCGGGGGATCTCTCGGGAGCCTGGCAGTCGCTGGACAGAAccaggctgccagagctgcaccTGCCAG GGGGGACGAGTCCTCTGTGACACCGTGAGCTGCTCCGTTCCCTGCTCCCACCCGCTTCCCGCTCCGGCTGGGGGTTGCTGCCCCACCTGCACGG GGTGTCTGCACGAGGGGGTGGCCAGGGCTGAGGGCGATGTCTTCTCCCCATCCGATGGGAATTGCACCATCTGCATCTGCTTG gctgggaatgtcTCCTGCCTCTTCCCAGAATGCCCCCCAGGATCCTGCCTCAGCCCCTCTCCGGCTGACTGCTGCTCCTGCAATCCAG aaAAGTGCAATTTCCGGGGCCGCACATATGCGCACGGAGCCCGGTTCAGCCTGGATGGGGACGACTGCACCACCTGTGTCTGCCAG GGAGGAGAGGTGGAATGTTCCTTCACTCCCTGCCCCATGCTGGATTGTCCCCAGCACCAGCGGCACCTGGGTCCCGGGCAGTGCTGCTCCACCTGCCGGGACCCTCCAGCCCCTGCCG GTTGCTTCCTGGATGACAACGGTGTGGAGTTTCCCGTTGGACAGATCTGGTCTCCGGGCGATCCCTGTGAGTTATGCATCTGCCAG GCAGACGGCTCCGTGAGCTGCCAGCGCACGGATTGTGTGGAGACGTGTCCTTATCCCATCCGCATTCCCGGGCAGTGCTGCCCCGACTGCTCTGCAG GCTGCACCTACATGGGGAGGATCTTTTCCAACAACGAGACCTTCCCGTCGGCGCTGGATCCCTGCCTGAGCTGCATCTGCCTG CTGGGCTCGGTGGCCTGCTCGCCTCTGGAATGTGCCATCGTGTGCTCCTACCCCTTCCACCCCGAGGGTCGGTGCTGCCCCATCTGTGAGG ACTGCAACTACCAGGGCAGGAAGGTGGAGAACGGCCAGAGCTTCATTCCCGAGGGACAGCCCTGTACCCGCTGCACCTGCCAG CTTGGAGAGgtgagctgtgaggagaggCCGTGCCCCCACTCCTGCTctgagccccacacactgcctgTGGGTTGCTGCCCATCCTGCCCAG CCACAGACATccggctcctgctgcagggcagtgaCCTGTCCCCATCCTcgtccccatcctcatccccatcctcatcccagTCCCCATCCTCACCTCCATTCTCATCCCAGTCCCCAGCCCCTGAGGATTCACCCCCTGGCACCCCTCAACACCGCCGCTACCgcctggcccagctcctgcttcccaccacgctccccctcagcccctctccagggatttggggtgctgggaaGCCCCCTCTGACCACTCCAAGTCCCTCTGGATACCCCTTGGCACCCGCTGTGTCCCCCGACCCCCTCTGTGAGGCCACAGCCCCCCCCGATCCCACGGGCAGCCCTGAGGTTCAGGGATCCCCCGGGAATGAGGATCCCTCTGCGGTGCCATCGGACAGCCCCGGGTTCCAGGTGCCAGGTGTGCCTGGAACGCcatga
- the VWCE gene encoding von Willebrand factor C and EGF domain-containing protein isoform X4 translates to MLCFLLHGHILTAPAVPLSSSPHIPGTFAPCRGLRTGWPQALVSHRRRVGPHVCFLGSGSGCCPGWMLSPGSGKCTLPLCSFGCGGGSCIAPNLCMCPDGEQGITCPEPPGTCGEYGCDLSCNHGGCQEVARVCPVGFSMAETANGVRCTDIDECQSAACEGTCVNTEGGFACECGAGRELSADRRSCRDTDECQATPCQHRCENSVGSYRCSCRPGYHLHGNRHSCVDVDECRRPGTRRSCQHSCHNIPGSFRCSCRPGYRLSADRVSCEGYPKSILAPSPILQSLQHPPTLVLLPPGSHLLPRGSPSPLLPVAAPGTQFPPSSPSLSPEPSPRAMGAPGTSIPPSHRCWHRGISREPGSRWTEPGCQSCTCQGGRVLCDTVSCSVPCSHPLPAPAGGCCPTCTGCLHEGVARAEGDVFSPSDGNCTICICLAGNVSCLFPECPPGSCLSPSPADCCSCNPEKCNFRGRTYAHGARFSLDGDDCTTCVCQGGEVECSFTPCPMLDCPQHQRHLGPGQCCSTCRDPPAPAGCFLDDNGVEFPVGQIWSPGDPCELCICQADGSVSCQRTDCVETCPYPIRIPGQCCPDCSAGCTYMGRIFSNNETFPSALDPCLSCICLLGSVACSPLECAIVCSYPFHPEGRCCPICEDCNYQGRKVENGQSFIPEGQPCTRCTCQLGEVSCEERPCPHSCSEPHTLPVGCCPSCPATDIRLLLQGSDLSPSSSPSSSPSSSQSPSSPPFSSQSPAPEDSPPGTPQHRRYRLAQLLLPTTLPLSPSPGIWGAGKPPLTTPSPSGYPLAPAVSPDPLCEATAPPDPTGSPEVQGSPGNEDPSAVPSDSPGFQVPGVPGTP, encoded by the exons ATGCTCTGCTTCCTGCTCCACGGGCACATCCTGACTGCTCCGGCTGtccccctctcctcctctcctcacaTTCCTGGGACCTTTGCTCCCTGCAGGGGGCTCAGGACAGGGTGGCCTCAGGCTCTGGTGTCCCACAGGCGTCGCGTGGGGCCCCACGTCTGCTTCCTAGGCTCCGGCAGCGGATGTTGTCCCGGCTGGATGCTGTCCCCCGGCAGCGGGAAGTGCACCCTGC cGCTCTGCTCCTTCGGCTGCGGTGGTGGTTCCTGCATCGCTCCCAACCTTTGCATGTGCCcggatggagagcagggaatCACCTGCCCAG AACCGCCGGGAACTTGCGGAGAGTACGGCTGCGACCTGTCCTGTAACCACGGCGGCTGCCAGGAGGTCGCCCGCGTGTGTCCCGTTGGCTTCTCCATGGCCGAGACGGCCAACGGCGTCCGCTGCACCG ACATCGATGAGTGCCAGAGCGCAGCCTGCGAGGGGACGTGCGTGAACACGGAGGGCGGCTTCGCCTGCGAGTGCGGAGCTGGCCGGGAGCTCTCTGCTGACCGCCGCAGCTGCCGGG ACACGGATGAATGCCAGGCCACGCCGTGCCAGCACCGCTGCGAGAACAGCGTGGGCAGCTACCGCTGCTCCTGCCGGCCCGGATACCACCTCCACGGGAATCGGCATTCCTGCGTGG ATGTGGACGAGTGCCGGCGGCCTGGCACGCGCCgctcctgccagcacagctgccacAACATTCCCGGCAGCTTCCGCTGCTCCTGCCGCCCCGGATACCGGCTCAGCGCGGACAGGGTGTCCTGCGAAG GGTACCCCAAATCTATCCTGGCCCCGTCGCCCATCCTGCAATCCCTGCAGCATCCACCCACCCTTGTCTTGCTTCCTCCTGGTTCCCACCTGCTCCCAAGGGgctccccctctcccctcctccctgtgGCAGCTCCTGGTACCCaattccctccctcctccccatccctgtcccctgagcCGTCCCCACGTGCCATGGGAGCCCCCGGAACCTCCATCCCACCATCCCATCGTTGCTGGCACCGGGGGATCTCTCGGGAGCCTGGCAGTCGCTGGACAGAAccaggctgccagagctgcaccTGCCAG GGGGGACGAGTCCTCTGTGACACCGTGAGCTGCTCCGTTCCCTGCTCCCACCCGCTTCCCGCTCCGGCTGGGGGTTGCTGCCCCACCTGCACGG GGTGTCTGCACGAGGGGGTGGCCAGGGCTGAGGGCGATGTCTTCTCCCCATCCGATGGGAATTGCACCATCTGCATCTGCTTG gctgggaatgtcTCCTGCCTCTTCCCAGAATGCCCCCCAGGATCCTGCCTCAGCCCCTCTCCGGCTGACTGCTGCTCCTGCAATCCAG aaAAGTGCAATTTCCGGGGCCGCACATATGCGCACGGAGCCCGGTTCAGCCTGGATGGGGACGACTGCACCACCTGTGTCTGCCAG GGAGGAGAGGTGGAATGTTCCTTCACTCCCTGCCCCATGCTGGATTGTCCCCAGCACCAGCGGCACCTGGGTCCCGGGCAGTGCTGCTCCACCTGCCGGGACCCTCCAGCCCCTGCCG GTTGCTTCCTGGATGACAACGGTGTGGAGTTTCCCGTTGGACAGATCTGGTCTCCGGGCGATCCCTGTGAGTTATGCATCTGCCAG GCAGACGGCTCCGTGAGCTGCCAGCGCACGGATTGTGTGGAGACGTGTCCTTATCCCATCCGCATTCCCGGGCAGTGCTGCCCCGACTGCTCTGCAG GCTGCACCTACATGGGGAGGATCTTTTCCAACAACGAGACCTTCCCGTCGGCGCTGGATCCCTGCCTGAGCTGCATCTGCCTG CTGGGCTCGGTGGCCTGCTCGCCTCTGGAATGTGCCATCGTGTGCTCCTACCCCTTCCACCCCGAGGGTCGGTGCTGCCCCATCTGTGAGG ACTGCAACTACCAGGGCAGGAAGGTGGAGAACGGCCAGAGCTTCATTCCCGAGGGACAGCCCTGTACCCGCTGCACCTGCCAG CTTGGAGAGgtgagctgtgaggagaggCCGTGCCCCCACTCCTGCTctgagccccacacactgcctgTGGGTTGCTGCCCATCCTGCCCAG CCACAGACATccggctcctgctgcagggcagtgaCCTGTCCCCATCCTcgtccccatcctcatccccatcctcatcccagTCCCCATCCTCACCTCCATTCTCATCCCAGTCCCCAGCCCCTGAGGATTCACCCCCTGGCACCCCTCAACACCGCCGCTACCgcctggcccagctcctgcttcccaccacgctccccctcagcccctctccagggatttggggtgctgggaaGCCCCCTCTGACCACTCCAAGTCCCTCTGGATACCCCTTGGCACCCGCTGTGTCCCCCGACCCCCTCTGTGAGGCCACAGCCCCCCCCGATCCCACGGGCAGCCCTGAGGTTCAGGGATCCCCCGGGAATGAGGATCCCTCTGCGGTGCCATCGGACAGCCCCGGGTTCCAGGTGCCAGGTGTGCCTGGAACGCcatga
- the VWCE gene encoding von Willebrand factor C and EGF domain-containing protein isoform X7, whose translation MLCFLLHGHILTAPAVPLSSSPHIPGTFAPCRGLRTGWPQALVSHRRRVGPHVCFLGSGSGCCPGWMLSPGSGKCTLPLCSFGCGGGSCIAPNLCMCPDGEQGITCPEPPGTCGEYGCDLSCNHGGCQEVARVCPVGFSMAETANGVRCTDIDECQSAACEGTCVNTEGGFACECGAGRELSADRRSCRGHAVPAPLREQRGQLPLLLPARIPPPRESAFLRGCGRVPAAWHAPLLPAQLPQHSRQLPLLLPPRIPAQRGQGVLRRYLCPSPGWRNRVGCSHLSACPNDVSAFLISFLGYPKSILAPSPILQSLQHPPTLVLLPPGSHLLPRGSPSPLLPVAAPGTQFPPSSPSLSPEPSPRAMGAPGTSIPPSHRCWHRGISREPGSRWTEPGCQSCTCQGGRVLCDTVSCSVPCSHPLPAPAGGCCPTCTGCLHEGVARAEGDVFSPSDGNCTICICLAGNVSCLFPECPPGSCLSPSPADCCSCNPEKCNFRGRTYAHGARFSLDGDDCTTCVCQGGEVECSFTPCPMLDCPQHQRHLGPGQCCSTCRDPPAPAGCFLDDNGVEFPVGQIWSPGDPCELCICQADGSVSCQRTDCVETCPYPIRIPGQCCPDCSAGCTYMGRIFSNNETFPSALDPCLSCICLLGSVACSPLECAIVCSYPFHPEGRCCPICEDCNYQGRKVENGQSFIPEGQPCTRCTCQIPVFPAWRGEL comes from the exons ATGCTCTGCTTCCTGCTCCACGGGCACATCCTGACTGCTCCGGCTGtccccctctcctcctctcctcacaTTCCTGGGACCTTTGCTCCCTGCAGGGGGCTCAGGACAGGGTGGCCTCAGGCTCTGGTGTCCCACAGGCGTCGCGTGGGGCCCCACGTCTGCTTCCTAGGCTCCGGCAGCGGATGTTGTCCCGGCTGGATGCTGTCCCCCGGCAGCGGGAAGTGCACCCTGC cGCTCTGCTCCTTCGGCTGCGGTGGTGGTTCCTGCATCGCTCCCAACCTTTGCATGTGCCcggatggagagcagggaatCACCTGCCCAG AACCGCCGGGAACTTGCGGAGAGTACGGCTGCGACCTGTCCTGTAACCACGGCGGCTGCCAGGAGGTCGCCCGCGTGTGTCCCGTTGGCTTCTCCATGGCCGAGACGGCCAACGGCGTCCGCTGCACCG ACATCGATGAGTGCCAGAGCGCAGCCTGCGAGGGGACGTGCGTGAACACGGAGGGCGGCTTCGCCTGCGAGTGCGGAGCTGGCCGGGAGCTCTCTGCTGACCGCCGCAGCTGCCGGG GCCACGCCGTGCCAGCACCGCTGCGAGAACAGCGTGGGCAGCTACCGCTGCTCCTGCCGGCCCGGATACCACCTCCACGGGAATCGGCATTCCTGCGTGG ATGTGGACGAGTGCCGGCGGCCTGGCACGCGCCgctcctgccagcacagctgccacAACATTCCCGGCAGCTTCCGCTGCTCCTGCCGCCCCGGATACCGGCTCAGCGCGGACAGGGTGTCCTGCGAAGGTATCTGTGTCCTTCTCCTGGCTGGAGGAACAGAGTGGGATGCTCCCATCTCTCTGCCTGCCCAAATGATGTCTCTGCCTTCCTGATTTCCTTCCTAGGGTACCCCAAATCTATCCTGGCCCCGTCGCCCATCCTGCAATCCCTGCAGCATCCACCCACCCTTGTCTTGCTTCCTCCTGGTTCCCACCTGCTCCCAAGGGgctccccctctcccctcctccctgtgGCAGCTCCTGGTACCCaattccctccctcctccccatccctgtcccctgagcCGTCCCCACGTGCCATGGGAGCCCCCGGAACCTCCATCCCACCATCCCATCGTTGCTGGCACCGGGGGATCTCTCGGGAGCCTGGCAGTCGCTGGACAGAAccaggctgccagagctgcaccTGCCAG GGGGGACGAGTCCTCTGTGACACCGTGAGCTGCTCCGTTCCCTGCTCCCACCCGCTTCCCGCTCCGGCTGGGGGTTGCTGCCCCACCTGCACGG GGTGTCTGCACGAGGGGGTGGCCAGGGCTGAGGGCGATGTCTTCTCCCCATCCGATGGGAATTGCACCATCTGCATCTGCTTG gctgggaatgtcTCCTGCCTCTTCCCAGAATGCCCCCCAGGATCCTGCCTCAGCCCCTCTCCGGCTGACTGCTGCTCCTGCAATCCAG aaAAGTGCAATTTCCGGGGCCGCACATATGCGCACGGAGCCCGGTTCAGCCTGGATGGGGACGACTGCACCACCTGTGTCTGCCAG GGAGGAGAGGTGGAATGTTCCTTCACTCCCTGCCCCATGCTGGATTGTCCCCAGCACCAGCGGCACCTGGGTCCCGGGCAGTGCTGCTCCACCTGCCGGGACCCTCCAGCCCCTGCCG GTTGCTTCCTGGATGACAACGGTGTGGAGTTTCCCGTTGGACAGATCTGGTCTCCGGGCGATCCCTGTGAGTTATGCATCTGCCAG GCAGACGGCTCCGTGAGCTGCCAGCGCACGGATTGTGTGGAGACGTGTCCTTATCCCATCCGCATTCCCGGGCAGTGCTGCCCCGACTGCTCTGCAG GCTGCACCTACATGGGGAGGATCTTTTCCAACAACGAGACCTTCCCGTCGGCGCTGGATCCCTGCCTGAGCTGCATCTGCCTG CTGGGCTCGGTGGCCTGCTCGCCTCTGGAATGTGCCATCGTGTGCTCCTACCCCTTCCACCCCGAGGGTCGGTGCTGCCCCATCTGTGAGG ACTGCAACTACCAGGGCAGGAAGGTGGAGAACGGCCAGAGCTTCATTCCCGAGGGACAGCCCTGTACCCGCTGCACCTGCCAG ATCCCTGTTTTTCCAGCTTGGAGAGgtgagctgtga